A region from the Leopardus geoffroyi isolate Oge1 chromosome E3, O.geoffroyi_Oge1_pat1.0, whole genome shotgun sequence genome encodes:
- the CCDC78 gene encoding coiled-coil domain-containing protein 78 isoform X2, whose amino-acid sequence MEHAAAPGPRPEPPPWATENVLRQAEDWTTSLKTELPSDLQLSEEQRLQISKELVDLQITTHHLREQHEAELFELKSEVLRLESRVLELELHGDCAAPAEADLGRRQKLAQGLGHKAQEQVHSIHHRPQVTLSAWRACLGGLGGGEPNRGAQGRGEVGTGSPIQAQPEDFLTPKTEQQKLGNSLQGEWQRVLEQHRAQKQALETRVADLGRRLQGAREEARIAGQRLATQAMVLSASQGQLRQAEAENAQLQLQLKKLNQEYAIQLQRCAQTVAESAKRTGQVPEAAALRTFLETTLEDIRAAHRSREQQLARAARAYRKRLADLSRRHEELLANHSVQQVPADPSGAPWTPKATFDAATSDVEPLPLHLVTKLSHLPEKQARLETKLWKLQAQPFQSNGLMTLLLFLQKGPSGASQGSTSEPQGQEPASWAQIHQKLQDFSRGTQAELERERAKLLVRATMAEEQLSELQDYVDQHLGRYKQEILRLRKLMGTEDACKVGATPPVKPQHSKTRSR is encoded by the exons ATGGAGCATGcggcagccccaggccccaggccggAGCCCCCACCCTGGGCCACTGAGAAT GTTCTGCGGCAGGCCGAGGACTGGACAACCAGCCTCAAGACAGAGCTTCCCTCAGATCTACAACTGAGTGAGGAGCAGCGGCTGCAG ATCTCCAAGGAGTTGGTTGACCTGCAGATCACAACGCATCACTTGCGGGAGCAACACGAGGCTGAACTCTTCGAGCTGAAGAGTGAG GTCCTGCGGCTGGAGAGCCGGGTGCTGGAGCTGGAGCTGCATGGAGATTGTGCAGCCCCGGCAGAGGCTGACCTGGGGCGCCGCCAGAAGCTGGCACAGGGGCTTGGGCACAAGGCCCAGGAGCAGGTACACTCCATCCACCACAGACCCCAGGTCACCCTAAGTGCATGGAGGGCCTGCCTGGGTGGATTGGGCGGCGGGGAGCCAAACAGGGGTGCACAGGGGCGCGGTGAGGTTGGGACCGGCTCTCCTATACAGGCACAGCCTGAGGACTTCTTGACCCCTAAGACCGAACAACAGAAGCTGGGGAACAGT CTACAGGGAGAATGGCAGCGAGTGCTGGAGCAGCACAGGGCCCAGAAGCAGGCACTGGAGACCCGCGT GGCAGATCTGGGTCGGCGGCTGCAGGGAGCCCGAGAGGAGGCCAGGATAGCTGGGCAGCGACTGGCCACACAAGCCATG GTATTGTCTGCCTCCCAGGGCCAGCTCCGCCAGGCTGAGGCGGAGAACGCCCAGCTGCAGCTGCAGCTCAAGAAGCTGAACCAAGAGTATGCCATCCAGCTGCAGCGATGTGCCCAAACCGTGGCC GAGTCTGCAAAGCGCACCGGCCAGGTGCCGGAAGCGGCAGCCCTTAGGACGTTCCTGGAGACCACTCTGGAGGACATCCGGGCAGCACACCGCAGCCGTGAACAGCAGTTGGCCCGGGCTGCTCGCGCCTACCGCAAGCGCCTGGCAGATCTGAGCCGTAGACATGAGGAGCTGCTGGCCAACCACAG TGTGCAGCAGGTGCCGGCAGACCCCAGTGGGGCACCCTGGACCCCCAAGGCTACCTTTGATGCAGCCACCTCAGACGTGGAGCCACTGCCTCTGCACCTGGTCACCAAACTCAGTCACCTACCAGAGAAGCAGGCCAGGCTGGAGACGAAGCTTTGGAAGCTCCAGGCCCAG CCTTTCCAGTCCAATGGGCTCATGACGCTCCTCTTGTTCCTACAGAAGGGACCCAGTGGAGCCTCCCAGGGGAGCACATCAGAGCCACA gggCCAGGAACCTGCCTCCTGGGCCCAGATCCACCAGAAGCTCCAGGACTTCTCCCGTGGCACCCAG GCAGAGCTGGAACGTGAGCGGGCAAAGCTACTAGTCCGGGCCACGATGGCTGAGGAGCAACTCTCTGAGCTACAGGACTATGTGGACCAGCACTTAGGCAG GTACAAACAAGAGATCCTGAGGCTGAGGAAGCTAATGGGTACAGAGGATGCCTGCAAAGTGGGGGCCACCCCTCCAGTCAAGCCCCAGCACTCCAAGACCCGCAGCCGCTAG
- the CCDC78 gene encoding coiled-coil domain-containing protein 78 isoform X3, producing the protein MEHAAAPGPRPEPPPWATENVLRQAEDWTTSLKTELPSDLQLSEEQRLQISKELVDLQITTHHLREQHEAELFELKSEVLRLESRVLELELHGDCAAPAEADLGRRQKLAQGLGHKAQEQVHSIHHRPQVTLSAWRACLGGLGGGEPNRGAQGRGEVGTGSPIQAQPEDFLTPKTEQQKLGNSLQGEWQRVLEQHRAQKQALETRVADLGRRLQGAREEARIAGQRLATQAMVLSASQGQLRQAEAENAQLQLQLKKLNQEYAIQLQRCAQTVAESAKRTGQVPEAAALRTFLETTLEDIRAAHRSREQQLARAARAYRKRLADLSRRHEELLANHSVQQVPADPSGAPWTPKATFDAATSDVEPLPLHLVTKLSHLPEKQARLETKLWKLQAQKGPSGASQGSTSEPQGQEPASWAQIHQKLQDFSRGTQVQTRDPEAEEANGYRGCLQSGGHPSSQAPALQDPQPLASCQMHSAELFAAGMEPSSRHPLAGRGHATQPST; encoded by the exons ATGGAGCATGcggcagccccaggccccaggccggAGCCCCCACCCTGGGCCACTGAGAAT GTTCTGCGGCAGGCCGAGGACTGGACAACCAGCCTCAAGACAGAGCTTCCCTCAGATCTACAACTGAGTGAGGAGCAGCGGCTGCAG ATCTCCAAGGAGTTGGTTGACCTGCAGATCACAACGCATCACTTGCGGGAGCAACACGAGGCTGAACTCTTCGAGCTGAAGAGTGAG GTCCTGCGGCTGGAGAGCCGGGTGCTGGAGCTGGAGCTGCATGGAGATTGTGCAGCCCCGGCAGAGGCTGACCTGGGGCGCCGCCAGAAGCTGGCACAGGGGCTTGGGCACAAGGCCCAGGAGCAGGTACACTCCATCCACCACAGACCCCAGGTCACCCTAAGTGCATGGAGGGCCTGCCTGGGTGGATTGGGCGGCGGGGAGCCAAACAGGGGTGCACAGGGGCGCGGTGAGGTTGGGACCGGCTCTCCTATACAGGCACAGCCTGAGGACTTCTTGACCCCTAAGACCGAACAACAGAAGCTGGGGAACAGT CTACAGGGAGAATGGCAGCGAGTGCTGGAGCAGCACAGGGCCCAGAAGCAGGCACTGGAGACCCGCGT GGCAGATCTGGGTCGGCGGCTGCAGGGAGCCCGAGAGGAGGCCAGGATAGCTGGGCAGCGACTGGCCACACAAGCCATG GTATTGTCTGCCTCCCAGGGCCAGCTCCGCCAGGCTGAGGCGGAGAACGCCCAGCTGCAGCTGCAGCTCAAGAAGCTGAACCAAGAGTATGCCATCCAGCTGCAGCGATGTGCCCAAACCGTGGCC GAGTCTGCAAAGCGCACCGGCCAGGTGCCGGAAGCGGCAGCCCTTAGGACGTTCCTGGAGACCACTCTGGAGGACATCCGGGCAGCACACCGCAGCCGTGAACAGCAGTTGGCCCGGGCTGCTCGCGCCTACCGCAAGCGCCTGGCAGATCTGAGCCGTAGACATGAGGAGCTGCTGGCCAACCACAG TGTGCAGCAGGTGCCGGCAGACCCCAGTGGGGCACCCTGGACCCCCAAGGCTACCTTTGATGCAGCCACCTCAGACGTGGAGCCACTGCCTCTGCACCTGGTCACCAAACTCAGTCACCTACCAGAGAAGCAGGCCAGGCTGGAGACGAAGCTTTGGAAGCTCCAGGCCCAG AAGGGACCCAGTGGAGCCTCCCAGGGGAGCACATCAGAGCCACA gggCCAGGAACCTGCCTCCTGGGCCCAGATCCACCAGAAGCTCCAGGACTTCTCCCGTGGCACCCAG GTACAAACAAGAGATCCTGAGGCTGAGGAAGCTAATGGGTACAGAGGATGCCTGCAAAGTGGGGGCCACCCCTCCAGTCAAGCCCCAGCACTCCAAGACCCGCAGCCGCTAGCCAGCTGTCAAATGCACTCAGCAGAACTCTTCGCAGCCGGCATGGAACCCTCCTCACGGCACCCCCTTGCGGGCAGGGGTCATGCCACCCAACCCTCCACCTAA
- the CCDC78 gene encoding coiled-coil domain-containing protein 78 isoform X1 yields MEHAAAPGPRPEPPPWATENVLRQAEDWTTSLKTELPSDLQLSEEQRLQISKELVDLQITTHHLREQHEAELFELKSEVLRLESRVLELELHGDCAAPAEADLGRRQKLAQGLGHKAQEQVHSIHHRPQVTLSAWRACLGGLGGGEPNRGAQGRGEVGTGSPIQAQPEDFLTPKTEQQKLGNSLQGEWQRVLEQHRAQKQALETRVADLGRRLQGAREEARIAGQRLATQAMVLSASQGQLRQAEAENAQLQLQLKKLNQEYAIQLQRCAQTVAESAKRTGQVPEAAALRTFLETTLEDIRAAHRSREQQLARAARAYRKRLADLSRRHEELLANHSVQQVPADPSGAPWTPKATFDAATSDVEPLPLHLVTKLSHLPEKQARLETKLWKLQAQPFQSNGLMTLLLFLQKGPSGASQGSTSEPQGQEPASWAQIHQKLQDFSRGTQVQTRDPEAEEANGYRGCLQSGGHPSSQAPALQDPQPLASCQMHSAELFAAGMEPSSRHPLAGRGHATQPST; encoded by the exons ATGGAGCATGcggcagccccaggccccaggccggAGCCCCCACCCTGGGCCACTGAGAAT GTTCTGCGGCAGGCCGAGGACTGGACAACCAGCCTCAAGACAGAGCTTCCCTCAGATCTACAACTGAGTGAGGAGCAGCGGCTGCAG ATCTCCAAGGAGTTGGTTGACCTGCAGATCACAACGCATCACTTGCGGGAGCAACACGAGGCTGAACTCTTCGAGCTGAAGAGTGAG GTCCTGCGGCTGGAGAGCCGGGTGCTGGAGCTGGAGCTGCATGGAGATTGTGCAGCCCCGGCAGAGGCTGACCTGGGGCGCCGCCAGAAGCTGGCACAGGGGCTTGGGCACAAGGCCCAGGAGCAGGTACACTCCATCCACCACAGACCCCAGGTCACCCTAAGTGCATGGAGGGCCTGCCTGGGTGGATTGGGCGGCGGGGAGCCAAACAGGGGTGCACAGGGGCGCGGTGAGGTTGGGACCGGCTCTCCTATACAGGCACAGCCTGAGGACTTCTTGACCCCTAAGACCGAACAACAGAAGCTGGGGAACAGT CTACAGGGAGAATGGCAGCGAGTGCTGGAGCAGCACAGGGCCCAGAAGCAGGCACTGGAGACCCGCGT GGCAGATCTGGGTCGGCGGCTGCAGGGAGCCCGAGAGGAGGCCAGGATAGCTGGGCAGCGACTGGCCACACAAGCCATG GTATTGTCTGCCTCCCAGGGCCAGCTCCGCCAGGCTGAGGCGGAGAACGCCCAGCTGCAGCTGCAGCTCAAGAAGCTGAACCAAGAGTATGCCATCCAGCTGCAGCGATGTGCCCAAACCGTGGCC GAGTCTGCAAAGCGCACCGGCCAGGTGCCGGAAGCGGCAGCCCTTAGGACGTTCCTGGAGACCACTCTGGAGGACATCCGGGCAGCACACCGCAGCCGTGAACAGCAGTTGGCCCGGGCTGCTCGCGCCTACCGCAAGCGCCTGGCAGATCTGAGCCGTAGACATGAGGAGCTGCTGGCCAACCACAG TGTGCAGCAGGTGCCGGCAGACCCCAGTGGGGCACCCTGGACCCCCAAGGCTACCTTTGATGCAGCCACCTCAGACGTGGAGCCACTGCCTCTGCACCTGGTCACCAAACTCAGTCACCTACCAGAGAAGCAGGCCAGGCTGGAGACGAAGCTTTGGAAGCTCCAGGCCCAG CCTTTCCAGTCCAATGGGCTCATGACGCTCCTCTTGTTCCTACAGAAGGGACCCAGTGGAGCCTCCCAGGGGAGCACATCAGAGCCACA gggCCAGGAACCTGCCTCCTGGGCCCAGATCCACCAGAAGCTCCAGGACTTCTCCCGTGGCACCCAG GTACAAACAAGAGATCCTGAGGCTGAGGAAGCTAATGGGTACAGAGGATGCCTGCAAAGTGGGGGCCACCCCTCCAGTCAAGCCCCAGCACTCCAAGACCCGCAGCCGCTAGCCAGCTGTCAAATGCACTCAGCAGAACTCTTCGCAGCCGGCATGGAACCCTCCTCACGGCACCCCCTTGCGGGCAGGGGTCATGCCACCCAACCCTCCACCTAA
- the CCDC78 gene encoding coiled-coil domain-containing protein 78 isoform X4: MEHAAAPGPRPEPPPWATENVLRQAEDWTTSLKTELPSDLQLSEEQRLQISKELVDLQITTHHLREQHEAELFELKSEVLRLESRVLELELHGDCAAPAEADLGRRQKLAQGLGHKAQEQAQPEDFLTPKTEQQKLGNSLQGEWQRVLEQHRAQKQALETRVADLGRRLQGAREEARIAGQRLATQAMVLSASQGQLRQAEAENAQLQLQLKKLNQEYAIQLQRCAQTVAESAKRTGQVPEAAALRTFLETTLEDIRAAHRSREQQLARAARAYRKRLADLSRRHEELLANHSVQQVPADPSGAPWTPKATFDAATSDVEPLPLHLVTKLSHLPEKQARLETKLWKLQAQPFQSNGLMTLLLFLQKGPSGASQGSTSEPQGQEPASWAQIHQKLQDFSRGTQVQTRDPEAEEANGYRGCLQSGGHPSSQAPALQDPQPLASCQMHSAELFAAGMEPSSRHPLAGRGHATQPST; the protein is encoded by the exons ATGGAGCATGcggcagccccaggccccaggccggAGCCCCCACCCTGGGCCACTGAGAAT GTTCTGCGGCAGGCCGAGGACTGGACAACCAGCCTCAAGACAGAGCTTCCCTCAGATCTACAACTGAGTGAGGAGCAGCGGCTGCAG ATCTCCAAGGAGTTGGTTGACCTGCAGATCACAACGCATCACTTGCGGGAGCAACACGAGGCTGAACTCTTCGAGCTGAAGAGTGAG GTCCTGCGGCTGGAGAGCCGGGTGCTGGAGCTGGAGCTGCATGGAGATTGTGCAGCCCCGGCAGAGGCTGACCTGGGGCGCCGCCAGAAGCTGGCACAGGGGCTTGGGCACAAGGCCCAGGAGCAG GCACAGCCTGAGGACTTCTTGACCCCTAAGACCGAACAACAGAAGCTGGGGAACAGT CTACAGGGAGAATGGCAGCGAGTGCTGGAGCAGCACAGGGCCCAGAAGCAGGCACTGGAGACCCGCGT GGCAGATCTGGGTCGGCGGCTGCAGGGAGCCCGAGAGGAGGCCAGGATAGCTGGGCAGCGACTGGCCACACAAGCCATG GTATTGTCTGCCTCCCAGGGCCAGCTCCGCCAGGCTGAGGCGGAGAACGCCCAGCTGCAGCTGCAGCTCAAGAAGCTGAACCAAGAGTATGCCATCCAGCTGCAGCGATGTGCCCAAACCGTGGCC GAGTCTGCAAAGCGCACCGGCCAGGTGCCGGAAGCGGCAGCCCTTAGGACGTTCCTGGAGACCACTCTGGAGGACATCCGGGCAGCACACCGCAGCCGTGAACAGCAGTTGGCCCGGGCTGCTCGCGCCTACCGCAAGCGCCTGGCAGATCTGAGCCGTAGACATGAGGAGCTGCTGGCCAACCACAG TGTGCAGCAGGTGCCGGCAGACCCCAGTGGGGCACCCTGGACCCCCAAGGCTACCTTTGATGCAGCCACCTCAGACGTGGAGCCACTGCCTCTGCACCTGGTCACCAAACTCAGTCACCTACCAGAGAAGCAGGCCAGGCTGGAGACGAAGCTTTGGAAGCTCCAGGCCCAG CCTTTCCAGTCCAATGGGCTCATGACGCTCCTCTTGTTCCTACAGAAGGGACCCAGTGGAGCCTCCCAGGGGAGCACATCAGAGCCACA gggCCAGGAACCTGCCTCCTGGGCCCAGATCCACCAGAAGCTCCAGGACTTCTCCCGTGGCACCCAG GTACAAACAAGAGATCCTGAGGCTGAGGAAGCTAATGGGTACAGAGGATGCCTGCAAAGTGGGGGCCACCCCTCCAGTCAAGCCCCAGCACTCCAAGACCCGCAGCCGCTAGCCAGCTGTCAAATGCACTCAGCAGAACTCTTCGCAGCCGGCATGGAACCCTCCTCACGGCACCCCCTTGCGGGCAGGGGTCATGCCACCCAACCCTCCACCTAA
- the CCDC78 gene encoding coiled-coil domain-containing protein 78 isoform X5 produces MEHAAAPGPRPEPPPWATENVLRQAEDWTTSLKTELPSDLQLSEEQRLQISKELVDLQITTHHLREQHEAELFELKSEVLRLESRVLELELHGDCAAPAEADLGRRQKLAQGLGHKAQEQLQGEWQRVLEQHRAQKQALETRVADLGRRLQGAREEARIAGQRLATQAMVLSASQGQLRQAEAENAQLQLQLKKLNQEYAIQLQRCAQTVAESAKRTGQVPEAAALRTFLETTLEDIRAAHRSREQQLARAARAYRKRLADLSRRHEELLANHSVQQVPADPSGAPWTPKATFDAATSDVEPLPLHLVTKLSHLPEKQARLETKLWKLQAQPFQSNGLMTLLLFLQKGPSGASQGSTSEPQGQEPASWAQIHQKLQDFSRGTQVQTRDPEAEEANGYRGCLQSGGHPSSQAPALQDPQPLASCQMHSAELFAAGMEPSSRHPLAGRGHATQPST; encoded by the exons ATGGAGCATGcggcagccccaggccccaggccggAGCCCCCACCCTGGGCCACTGAGAAT GTTCTGCGGCAGGCCGAGGACTGGACAACCAGCCTCAAGACAGAGCTTCCCTCAGATCTACAACTGAGTGAGGAGCAGCGGCTGCAG ATCTCCAAGGAGTTGGTTGACCTGCAGATCACAACGCATCACTTGCGGGAGCAACACGAGGCTGAACTCTTCGAGCTGAAGAGTGAG GTCCTGCGGCTGGAGAGCCGGGTGCTGGAGCTGGAGCTGCATGGAGATTGTGCAGCCCCGGCAGAGGCTGACCTGGGGCGCCGCCAGAAGCTGGCACAGGGGCTTGGGCACAAGGCCCAGGAGCAG CTACAGGGAGAATGGCAGCGAGTGCTGGAGCAGCACAGGGCCCAGAAGCAGGCACTGGAGACCCGCGT GGCAGATCTGGGTCGGCGGCTGCAGGGAGCCCGAGAGGAGGCCAGGATAGCTGGGCAGCGACTGGCCACACAAGCCATG GTATTGTCTGCCTCCCAGGGCCAGCTCCGCCAGGCTGAGGCGGAGAACGCCCAGCTGCAGCTGCAGCTCAAGAAGCTGAACCAAGAGTATGCCATCCAGCTGCAGCGATGTGCCCAAACCGTGGCC GAGTCTGCAAAGCGCACCGGCCAGGTGCCGGAAGCGGCAGCCCTTAGGACGTTCCTGGAGACCACTCTGGAGGACATCCGGGCAGCACACCGCAGCCGTGAACAGCAGTTGGCCCGGGCTGCTCGCGCCTACCGCAAGCGCCTGGCAGATCTGAGCCGTAGACATGAGGAGCTGCTGGCCAACCACAG TGTGCAGCAGGTGCCGGCAGACCCCAGTGGGGCACCCTGGACCCCCAAGGCTACCTTTGATGCAGCCACCTCAGACGTGGAGCCACTGCCTCTGCACCTGGTCACCAAACTCAGTCACCTACCAGAGAAGCAGGCCAGGCTGGAGACGAAGCTTTGGAAGCTCCAGGCCCAG CCTTTCCAGTCCAATGGGCTCATGACGCTCCTCTTGTTCCTACAGAAGGGACCCAGTGGAGCCTCCCAGGGGAGCACATCAGAGCCACA gggCCAGGAACCTGCCTCCTGGGCCCAGATCCACCAGAAGCTCCAGGACTTCTCCCGTGGCACCCAG GTACAAACAAGAGATCCTGAGGCTGAGGAAGCTAATGGGTACAGAGGATGCCTGCAAAGTGGGGGCCACCCCTCCAGTCAAGCCCCAGCACTCCAAGACCCGCAGCCGCTAGCCAGCTGTCAAATGCACTCAGCAGAACTCTTCGCAGCCGGCATGGAACCCTCCTCACGGCACCCCCTTGCGGGCAGGGGTCATGCCACCCAACCCTCCACCTAA
- the ANTKMT gene encoding adenine nucleotide translocase lysine N-methyltransferase isoform X1: MEQDDPGEALSELRERRLGALELLQAAAGSGLAAYIAWALLLQPGFRRVPLRLQVPYVGASERQVEHVLSLLRGRPGKTVDLGSGDGRIVLAAHKCGLRPAVGYELNPWLVGLARLHAWRAGCAGSVCYLREDLWKVSLRDCHNVSVFLAPSVLPLLEDKLRAELPAGARVVSGRFPLPTWQPVAVMGEGLDRVWAYDVHSGGPNGQASPEPSSASVPGAPRSQVG; this comes from the exons ATGGAGCAGGACGACCCGGGCGAGGCGCTGTCGGAGCTGCGCGAGCGGCGGCTGGGCGCGCTGGAGCTGCTGCAGGCGGCGGCGGGCTCAGGCCTGGCCGCCTACATCGCGTGGGCGCTGCTGCTGCAGCCTGGCTTCCGCCGCGTGCCGCTGCGGCTGCAG GTGCCCTATGTCGGTGCAAGTGAGCGGCAGGTGGAGCACGTGTTGTCGCTATTGCGAGGCCGTCCTGGAAAGACGGTGGACCTGGGCTCTGGCGACGGCAGGATT GTGCTGGCTGCTCATAAGTGCGGTCTCCGCCCGGCTGTGGGCTACGAGCTGAACCCGTGGCTAGTGGGGCTGGCCCGGCTGCACGCGTGGAGAGCAGGCTGTGCCGGCAGTGTTTGCTACTTGCGTGAGGACCTCTGGAAG GTGAGCCTGAGGGACTGCCACAACGTGTCTGTGTTCCTGGCCCCTAGCGTG CTCCCCCTGCTGGAAGACAAGCTGCGGGCAGAGTTGCCCGCAGGGGCCCGAGTGGTGTCAGGGCGCTTCCCCCTCCCCACGTGGCAGCCTGTGGCTGTGATGGGGGAGGGTCTGGACCGTGTCTGGGCCTATGATGTCCATAGTGGTGGGCCAAACGGTCAGGCTTCCCCGGAACCCAGTTCTGCCTCAGTCCCTGGGGCCCCCCGTTCTCAGGTTGGCTGA
- the ANTKMT gene encoding adenine nucleotide translocase lysine N-methyltransferase isoform X2, giving the protein MEQDDPGEALSELRERRLGALELLQAAAGSGLAAYIAWALLLQPGFRRVPLRLQVPYVGASERQVEHVLSLLRGRPGKTVDLGSGDGRIVLAAHKCGLRPAVGYELNPWLVGLARLHAWRAGCAGSVCYLREDLWKLPLLEDKLRAELPAGARVVSGRFPLPTWQPVAVMGEGLDRVWAYDVHSGGPNGQASPEPSSASVPGAPRSQVG; this is encoded by the exons ATGGAGCAGGACGACCCGGGCGAGGCGCTGTCGGAGCTGCGCGAGCGGCGGCTGGGCGCGCTGGAGCTGCTGCAGGCGGCGGCGGGCTCAGGCCTGGCCGCCTACATCGCGTGGGCGCTGCTGCTGCAGCCTGGCTTCCGCCGCGTGCCGCTGCGGCTGCAG GTGCCCTATGTCGGTGCAAGTGAGCGGCAGGTGGAGCACGTGTTGTCGCTATTGCGAGGCCGTCCTGGAAAGACGGTGGACCTGGGCTCTGGCGACGGCAGGATT GTGCTGGCTGCTCATAAGTGCGGTCTCCGCCCGGCTGTGGGCTACGAGCTGAACCCGTGGCTAGTGGGGCTGGCCCGGCTGCACGCGTGGAGAGCAGGCTGTGCCGGCAGTGTTTGCTACTTGCGTGAGGACCTCTGGAAG CTCCCCCTGCTGGAAGACAAGCTGCGGGCAGAGTTGCCCGCAGGGGCCCGAGTGGTGTCAGGGCGCTTCCCCCTCCCCACGTGGCAGCCTGTGGCTGTGATGGGGGAGGGTCTGGACCGTGTCTGGGCCTATGATGTCCATAGTGGTGGGCCAAACGGTCAGGCTTCCCCGGAACCCAGTTCTGCCTCAGTCCCTGGGGCCCCCCGTTCTCAGGTTGGCTGA
- the METRN gene encoding meteorin, which translates to MPPPALLCALCWGLLATATHAGYSGDGCSWSGSGLTQEPGSVGQLSLACSEGVIQWLYPAGALRLTLAGSGSGTRSGIACLRPARSFAGAQVFAERAGGALELLLAEGLGPAGGRCVRWGPRERRALFLQATPHPDISRRVASFRFETHEDRYPELPPQAHGLGADGVCRPCSDAELLLTACTSDFVINGTIRGVAHDTELQESVITVAAARVLRQTLPLFRVGESGGQASIHTPLRCGVRPGPGAFLFMGWSRFGEAWLGCAPRFQEFSRAYAAAHADHLHPCEVALD; encoded by the exons ATGCCGCCCCCTGCTCTGCTTTGCGCGCTCTGCTGGGGCCTCCTGGCCACCGCCACCCACGCCGGCTACTCGGGGGACGGCTGCAGCTGGAGCGGCAG CGGCCTGACCCAGGAGCCGGGCAGCGTGGGGCAGCTGTCCCTGGCCTGCTCGGAGGGCGTGATCCAGTGGCTGTACCCGGCCGGGGCGCTGCGCCTGACCCTggccggctccggctccggcacGCGCTCGGGCATCGCCTGCCTGCGGCCCGCGCGGTCCTTCGCAGGCGCCCAGGTCTTCGCGGAGCGGGCGGGCGGCGCCCTGGAGCTGCTGCTGGCCGAGGGTTTGGGCCCGGCGGGGGGCCGGTGCGTGCGCTGGGGTCCCCGTGAGCGCCGGGCCCTCTTCCTGCAGGCCACCCCGCACCCAGACATCAGCCGCCGCGTGGCTTCCTTCCGCTTCGAAACGCACGAGGACAGGTACCCAGAGCTGCCTCCACAGGCCCACGGTCTTGGTGCCGATG GTGTCTGTAGGCCCTGCAGCGACGCCGAGCTCCTGCTGACTGCGTGCACCAGCGACTTTG TGATCAACGGAACCATCCGCGGGGTTGCCCACGACACGGAGCTGCAGGAATCTGTTATCACAGTGGCAGCTGCCCGTGTCCTCCGACAGACGCTGCCGCTGTTCCGGGTGGGGGAGTCCGGGGGCCAGGCCTCCATTCACACCCCGCTGCGCTGCGGCGTCCGTCCTGGCCCCGGCGCCTTCCTCTTCATGGGCTGGAGCCGCTTTGGTGAGGCCTGGCTGGGCTGTGCACCCCGCTTCCAGGAATTCAGCCGTGCCTATGCGGCTGCCCACGCCGACCACCTCCACCCCTGTGAGGTGGCACTGGACTGA